From Borrelia sp. RT5S, the proteins below share one genomic window:
- a CDS encoding PTS sugar transporter subunit IIB — protein MNILLVCSAGMSTSMLVQKMEEYARKHNMDIRIEASSESKFNEVIDNFDVVLLAPQVRFSKGRLEDIARPKGIPVESIDTIDYGTMNGANVLNLAFNAVARKQDLVNSQSLKEI, from the coding sequence ATGAATATATTGCTTGTATGTAGTGCAGGAATGTCTACAAGTATGTTAGTACAAAAAATGGAAGAATACGCTAGAAAGCATAATATGGATATACGTATTGAAGCTTCATCGGAATCAAAATTTAATGAGGTGATTGATAATTTTGATGTTGTTTTGTTGGCCCCACAAGTTAGGTTTAGCAAAGGAAGGCTGGAAGATATTGCAAGGCCAAAGGGGATTCCTGTTGAATCAATAGATACAATTGATTACGGAACGATGAATGGAGCTAATGTGTTAAACCTTGCTTTTAATGCAGTAGCTAGGAAGCAAGATTTAGTTAATAGTCAAAGCTTGAAGGAAATTTGA
- a CDS encoding DUF871 domain-containing protein, protein MKEIGVSIYPNVSSKNRIIEYLEKSASLGFTRVFTSLLYTDGAEFSTFKEVLDTANKLGMKPIIDVAPCIFKKLNIDFTDLRNCLKLDYFKQLGAWAIRLDCPFTGIEESLMTFNDSNLKIELNISSINGHIDTIMSFRPNKDNLLGCHNFYPHKYTGLSRDFFRATTKAFKRNSIPTSAFVSSVKAEECARGIEKDGAPTLEEHRDKDIELQTKDLFKEGMDAVIISNCFPDDLELEKMARVNRCLLELKASLNPRISPIEREVILDVLHFNRGDITSYRLRSTMPRVYYKDANFTLHSPDEIKRGDILIDSSQYLGYGGELQVALKDTSNNGLVNVVGRIHEEELYLLDEIKAWEKFKIIEMKERDINIYQNSL, encoded by the coding sequence ATGAAGGAAATAGGAGTATCAATATACCCTAATGTAAGCTCTAAAAATAGAATTATTGAATACTTGGAAAAAAGTGCATCTCTTGGGTTTACAAGAGTGTTTACATCTCTTCTTTATACTGATGGTGCTGAGTTTAGCACCTTTAAAGAAGTTCTTGATACTGCAAACAAATTGGGAATGAAGCCAATTATAGATGTAGCACCTTGCATTTTTAAGAAACTGAATATTGATTTTACGGATCTTAGAAATTGTTTAAAGCTTGATTATTTCAAGCAACTTGGAGCTTGGGCTATTAGGCTTGATTGTCCGTTTACGGGAATTGAAGAGTCATTAATGACCTTTAATGACTCTAACTTGAAAATAGAGTTAAATATAAGTAGTATCAATGGACATATAGATACAATAATGTCTTTCAGGCCAAACAAAGATAATTTACTAGGATGTCATAATTTTTATCCACACAAATATACAGGTCTTTCAAGAGATTTTTTTAGAGCAACTACAAAGGCATTTAAACGAAATTCAATACCTACGTCTGCGTTTGTCAGCTCAGTTAAAGCAGAAGAGTGTGCAAGGGGAATTGAAAAAGATGGAGCACCTACACTAGAAGAACATAGAGATAAGGATATTGAACTTCAAACCAAAGATCTTTTCAAAGAAGGAATGGATGCAGTCATTATTTCAAATTGTTTTCCAGATGATTTGGAGCTAGAAAAGATGGCTAGAGTAAATAGATGTTTGCTGGAATTGAAAGCTAGTTTAAATCCCAGAATCAGTCCCATAGAAAGGGAAGTGATTTTAGATGTCCTGCATTTCAATAGGGGCGATATTACTTCTTATAGGCTTCGGTCAACCATGCCAAGAGTATATTATAAAGATGCAAATTTTACATTACATTCTCCCGATGAGATTAAACGAGGCGATATATTGATAGATTCTTCGCAGTATTTGGGGTATGGTGGGGAACTTCAGGTAGCTCTTAAGGACACGTCTAATAATGGACTTGTTAATGTGGTTGGAAGAATACATGAGGAGGAATTATATCTTCTTGATGAAATAAAAGCTTGGGAAAAATTCAAAATCATAGAAATGAAAGAAAGAGATATTAATATTTACCAAAACTCTCTATAA